A section of the bacterium genome encodes:
- a CDS encoding DUF1028 domain-containing protein, whose protein sequence is MNKRARTAWLLLAGAVAAAPALPMAAARVAVLEAGPAADLPDGVVQEKQPFFSTFSICAIDPDTGESGAAVTTRVPFVGRAVPWARAGVGAVCTQAWTVVEYGRRGLDLLEAGVSPADALEQLLADDAGRESRQVGIIDMQGRSAAHSGEKNGDWAGSRQGLNYTVQANIMVGPEVVDAVAEHLDSTAGSGMPLAERMILALEAGQKQGGDKRWGRLQSAAIRIADPDNPGRGGDHLSVSIDVGEHPHPVQELKRIYYKTQSSLGHREFSEIAGDDVVELKRMLHALGYWREELEEFPTAPEFDVDRGLMRTDPDAFQAKIAEYRESARKFNEAFGTYDNEAMDAVDAFRSERGLDYSGNPPGLVDARLVAALKDAFYSRAR, encoded by the coding sequence ATGAACAAGAGAGCCCGAACCGCCTGGCTGCTTCTCGCCGGTGCTGTCGCTGCGGCACCGGCGTTGCCCATGGCGGCGGCTCGAGTCGCCGTTCTCGAAGCGGGGCCCGCGGCCGACCTCCCGGACGGGGTCGTTCAAGAGAAGCAACCGTTCTTTTCGACCTTTTCGATCTGTGCGATCGATCCCGACACCGGCGAGAGCGGCGCCGCGGTCACCACCCGGGTCCCGTTCGTCGGCCGAGCCGTGCCCTGGGCGCGGGCCGGAGTGGGCGCCGTGTGCACCCAGGCCTGGACGGTGGTCGAGTACGGGCGGCGCGGTCTCGATTTGTTGGAGGCGGGAGTGTCCCCGGCCGATGCGCTCGAGCAACTGCTCGCCGACGACGCCGGCCGCGAGTCGCGGCAGGTCGGGATCATCGACATGCAGGGCCGATCCGCCGCGCACAGCGGTGAGAAGAACGGCGATTGGGCGGGTAGCCGGCAGGGGCTCAACTACACCGTTCAGGCCAACATTATGGTGGGCCCGGAAGTGGTGGACGCCGTGGCCGAGCATCTGGACTCGACCGCGGGGTCCGGCATGCCGCTCGCGGAGCGCATGATTCTGGCGCTCGAGGCGGGACAGAAGCAGGGCGGCGACAAGCGCTGGGGGCGGCTGCAGTCGGCGGCGATTCGAATCGCCGATCCCGACAATCCGGGTCGCGGCGGCGACCACCTGAGCGTGTCGATCGACGTCGGCGAGCATCCGCATCCGGTCCAGGAGCTCAAGCGGATCTACTACAAGACCCAGAGCTCGTTGGGGCACCGGGAGTTCTCGGAGATAGCCGGCGACGACGTCGTGGAGCTCAAGCGGATGCTCCACGCCCTCGGCTACTGGCGCGAGGAGCTCGAGGAGTTTCCGACAGCACCGGAGTTCGACGTCGACCGCGGGCTGATGCGGACCGATCCTGACGCCTTTCAGGCGAAGATCGCGGAGTATCGCGAGTCGGCCCGTAAGTTCAACGAGGCCTTCGGAACCTATGACAACGAGGCGATGGACGCGGTCGACGCGTTTCGCAGCGAGCGCGGCCTCGACTACAGCGGCAACCCTCCCGGGCTCGTGGACGCTCGGCTGGTGGCCGCGCTCAAAGACGCTTTCTACAGCCGGGCGCGCTGA